In one Achromobacter spanius genomic region, the following are encoded:
- a CDS encoding intermembrane transport protein PqiB, translating to MAESGSAAATVASRKARRRISWIWLVPVVAVIGGLLLVVQAWLNAGPTATIHFQTAEGLEAGKTQVRYKEVTVGLVERVSLNPERNGVVVTIRVDNDAASLLREGTVFWVVRPRLTLSGVSGLGTLLSGSYIGLDPVGSAGKEGASGERKTQFTGLEIPPEVAQDRAGKRFTLHAADLGSLDIGSPVYFRRIPVGQVVSYRLSKGGDGVDVQVFIDAPNDAYVNPSTRFWNASGVDFSVDSRGLQMRSQSLVSVLIGGVAFDTLNQSGPQAAADGATYTIYPNEAAARAQPDGVPLRIRMRFNQSVRGLTVGAPIDAYGVIIGQVDAINLDFDDVTKLFFAEVSATVYPERLGGQTFRRIKEFSGADTSHPSGKLLTAMVERGTRAQLRIGNLLTGQLYVALAEFPDAPPVAFKMEDRPFIPTVPNNLDQLQQQLNSILTKVDNVPFDAIGAELAGALRGASRLLKRMDTQLAPEAQAMLRQANRSLAALSALLTPDSGLPLSTDTALRELSRAARSLRELSDYLQTHPDALLRGRAPDVAPRR from the coding sequence ATGGCTGAGTCTGGTTCCGCCGCAGCAACCGTTGCGTCGCGCAAAGCGCGCCGCCGCATCTCGTGGATATGGCTGGTGCCGGTGGTTGCCGTGATCGGCGGATTGCTGCTGGTGGTGCAGGCCTGGCTGAACGCGGGTCCCACGGCTACCATCCACTTCCAAACGGCCGAAGGGCTGGAAGCCGGCAAGACGCAGGTCCGGTACAAAGAGGTCACGGTCGGACTGGTGGAGCGCGTCAGCCTGAACCCTGAACGCAACGGTGTGGTGGTGACCATTCGCGTTGACAATGACGCCGCCAGCCTGCTGCGGGAGGGCACCGTATTTTGGGTGGTCAGGCCGCGCTTGACCCTTAGTGGCGTCTCCGGCCTGGGCACGCTGCTGTCGGGCTCCTACATTGGTCTGGACCCGGTGGGTAGCGCGGGAAAAGAGGGGGCTTCGGGCGAACGGAAAACCCAATTCACTGGTCTGGAAATACCGCCTGAAGTGGCTCAGGATCGCGCCGGCAAGCGTTTTACGCTGCATGCTGCCGATCTGGGTTCCCTGGATATCGGCTCGCCCGTGTATTTCCGCCGTATTCCGGTGGGACAGGTGGTGAGCTACCGCCTGTCCAAGGGCGGGGATGGCGTGGACGTGCAAGTCTTTATTGATGCGCCCAATGATGCCTACGTCAACCCCAGTACGCGCTTCTGGAATGCAAGCGGTGTGGATTTCAGCGTGGACTCGCGTGGCTTGCAAATGCGGTCGCAGTCGCTGGTGTCGGTGCTCATCGGCGGCGTGGCCTTCGATACATTGAACCAGAGCGGGCCCCAAGCCGCCGCAGACGGCGCCACCTACACCATCTATCCCAATGAAGCCGCTGCCCGCGCCCAGCCAGATGGCGTGCCGTTGCGGATTCGCATGCGCTTCAACCAATCGGTGCGTGGCCTGACGGTCGGCGCACCGATTGACGCCTACGGGGTCATCATCGGGCAGGTGGACGCGATCAACCTGGATTTCGACGACGTCACCAAACTGTTCTTTGCGGAGGTCTCCGCCACGGTCTATCCCGAACGCTTGGGAGGGCAAACCTTCCGGCGCATCAAAGAGTTTTCGGGCGCCGATACCTCCCACCCAAGCGGCAAATTGCTGACCGCGATGGTGGAGCGCGGTACGCGGGCGCAGTTACGTATCGGCAACTTGCTGACGGGCCAACTGTATGTGGCGCTGGCCGAATTTCCCGATGCGCCACCGGTAGCATTCAAGATGGAAGACCGACCTTTCATCCCCACCGTGCCGAACAACCTGGATCAGTTGCAGCAGCAGTTGAACAGCATTCTGACCAAGGTCGACAACGTGCCGTTTGATGCCATTGGCGCGGAGCTGGCGGGCGCGCTGCGCGGCGCGTCCCGTCTGCTCAAGCGCATGGATACGCAGTTGGCTCCCGAGGCGCAGGCCATGCTGCGACAAGCCAACCGGTCACTCGCTGCCTTGAGCGCGCTGCTGACGCCTGATTCAGGTTTGCCATTGAGCACCGACACCGCCCTGCGCGAGCTGAGCCGAGCCGCCCGCTCGTTGCGGGAGCTATCCGATTATCTTCAGACGCATCCCGACGCGCTGTTGCGGGGCAGGGCGCCGGATGTGGCGCCACGGCGTTAG
- a CDS encoding GNAT family N-acetyltransferase, which translates to MNIAIRPATLSDAAQIYAFITELAVYERAAHEVIASADDVARTLFAPGAPAKALMCLADGKPIGYAVYFYSYSTWLGKNGIYLEDLYITPEHRGIGAGRDLLRHLAQEAVANGCGRLEWSVLDWNQPAIDFYVSIGARPLDEWVRYRLTDDALKQFAEGRRQPA; encoded by the coding sequence GTGAATATCGCCATCCGCCCCGCGACCCTCTCGGACGCGGCCCAGATCTATGCCTTCATCACTGAACTGGCCGTCTACGAACGCGCCGCGCATGAAGTGATCGCAAGCGCCGACGACGTCGCCCGTACCCTGTTTGCCCCCGGGGCGCCCGCCAAGGCCCTGATGTGCCTAGCGGACGGGAAACCCATTGGGTACGCCGTCTATTTCTACAGCTATTCCACCTGGCTAGGCAAGAACGGCATTTACCTGGAAGACCTGTACATCACTCCCGAGCACCGCGGCATTGGCGCCGGACGCGACCTGCTGCGCCATTTGGCGCAGGAAGCGGTGGCCAACGGCTGCGGCAGGCTGGAATGGAGCGTGCTGGACTGGAACCAGCCAGCCATTGATTTTTATGTGTCGATCGGCGCGAGGCCGCTGGATGAATGGGTGCGCTACCGCCTGACGGACGATGCACTCAAGCAATTCGCGGAAGGCCGCCGCCAGCCGGCCTAG
- the kdsA gene encoding 3-deoxy-8-phosphooctulonate synthase, translating into MTAPEVAISSSIHCANDRPFVLFGGINVLESLDLALRACEEYQRVTRKLGIPYVFKASFDKANRSSIHSYRGPGLEEGMKIFEAVKKEFGVPVITDVHEPWQAAPVAEVADILQLPAFLARQTDLVVALAQTQRVVNIKKPQFLSPTQMLNIVEKFTEAGNDKLILCDRGTSFGYDNLVVDMLGFGVMKKVTNNRPLIFDVTHALQQRSALDAASGGRRAQVAELARAGMAVGLAGLFLEAHPDPKNAKCDGPSALPLDKLEPFLTQLKQLDDLVKSFAAIDIEP; encoded by the coding sequence ATGACCGCCCCAGAAGTCGCTATTTCTTCGTCGATCCACTGCGCCAATGATCGCCCCTTCGTGCTGTTTGGCGGTATCAACGTACTGGAATCCCTGGATCTGGCGCTCCGCGCGTGCGAAGAATACCAACGCGTGACGCGCAAGCTGGGCATTCCCTACGTGTTCAAGGCATCCTTCGACAAGGCGAACCGCTCGTCAATCCATTCCTACCGGGGGCCGGGCCTGGAAGAGGGCATGAAGATCTTCGAAGCGGTCAAGAAGGAATTCGGCGTGCCGGTCATTACTGACGTTCACGAACCCTGGCAGGCCGCGCCGGTCGCGGAAGTGGCCGACATCCTGCAGTTGCCCGCCTTCCTGGCCCGGCAGACGGATCTGGTGGTGGCGCTGGCGCAGACCCAGCGCGTGGTCAACATCAAGAAGCCCCAGTTTCTCAGCCCGACCCAGATGCTGAATATTGTTGAGAAGTTCACCGAAGCCGGTAACGACAAGCTGATTCTGTGCGACCGTGGCACCAGCTTCGGCTACGACAATCTGGTGGTCGACATGCTGGGGTTCGGCGTCATGAAAAAAGTGACGAACAACCGTCCGCTGATTTTTGACGTAACGCACGCCTTGCAGCAGCGCTCGGCGCTGGATGCGGCATCGGGCGGCCGGCGCGCGCAGGTGGCCGAACTGGCCCGTGCTGGAATGGCCGTTGGCTTGGCGGGCCTGTTCCTGGAGGCCCACCCCGACCCCAAAAATGCCAAGTGCGACGGTCCCAGCGCGTTGCCGTTGGACAAGCTTGAACCCTTCCTGACCCAGCTCAAGCAACTGGACGATCTGGTGAAATCCTTTGCCGCCATCGATATCGAACCGTGA
- a CDS encoding glycerol-3-phosphate responsive antiterminator yields MDRSFGACLARHPVIATLYGLEQINTFVGSVAEIGIVANVELRKLAPVIATLNRAGKFAIVNIDSCEGLSQDKGGVEYLADIGVASLVSTRVATIQRANRAGMVTMQKVFVTDRSTWPRSVKALEQSDPNLVQLMPAPMLTHMAKQDLQALPPIVASGFVSNQADIGIAMKHGAVGVSTSDPVLWSLEARQLKG; encoded by the coding sequence ATGGATAGGTCATTTGGGGCATGCCTGGCGCGTCACCCGGTCATTGCGACTTTGTACGGGCTTGAGCAGATCAATACCTTCGTGGGCAGCGTGGCCGAAATCGGTATCGTCGCCAACGTCGAACTGCGCAAGCTGGCGCCCGTCATCGCCACCTTGAACCGCGCGGGCAAATTCGCCATCGTCAATATCGACAGTTGCGAGGGCCTGTCGCAGGACAAGGGTGGGGTGGAGTACCTGGCCGACATCGGTGTGGCCAGCCTGGTATCCACCCGCGTGGCCACCATCCAGCGCGCCAACCGGGCGGGCATGGTCACGATGCAAAAGGTGTTTGTGACCGACCGCTCGACCTGGCCGCGCAGCGTCAAGGCGCTGGAACAAAGCGACCCGAATCTGGTTCAGCTGATGCCCGCGCCCATGCTGACGCACATGGCCAAGCAAGACTTGCAAGCGCTGCCACCCATTGTTGCATCGGGGTTCGTCAGCAACCAGGCGGACATCGGCATTGCCATGAAGCACGGCGCGGTGGGGGTGTCCACCAGCGACCCCGTGTTGTGGAGCCTGGAGGCGCGGCAGCTCAAGGGCTGA
- a CDS encoding FAD-binding oxidoreductase has translation MISKEAIKRGYNRGNYVVGAHTPPAYAATLTDSGTEPGLQRDPVRVTDAQLDALRHVADNVLTATGDVVAWTRDWWAGSMVSETGGKPATPHAVIVAVSSVEQVQAVMRLAHAEGIPVTVSAGRSNVTGAALPVRGGIVLDVCQLNKLIGVDRDSQIVDVEAGMFGDVFEQTIQNEYGLTMGHWPSSFGISTVGGWAACRGAGQLSTRYGKIEDMVFGMDVVLADGSLVSVGGYSRAAVGPDLQQLFIGSEGTLGVIVRLRLKLHRLPDYGRAIAYGFKTFAIGLDACREIMQRGANPAALRLYDELESGVQFNRPDLNVLLVADEGARQMVDAVMQISEGVCEELGEKLDGDAIFERWLETRYLTGKSAEGFKRSPGFVADTLEMSGRWSDLAAIYDEVVAAVNAVPGTLAGSAHQSHAYVDGACLYFSLRGDVAVEQRGTWYRAAWDAANAVLIKYNAALSHHHGVGLLRAPYMQESLGGAFNVMLAVKRQLDPQNLLNPGKLGLSDQRFYGQEDR, from the coding sequence ATGATCAGTAAAGAAGCCATCAAGCGCGGCTACAACCGGGGCAACTACGTGGTGGGCGCACACACGCCGCCAGCCTATGCGGCAACGCTGACGGACTCCGGCACCGAACCCGGCTTGCAGCGCGACCCCGTGCGCGTCACCGACGCCCAGCTTGACGCCTTGCGCCATGTGGCCGACAACGTGTTGACCGCCACGGGCGACGTGGTGGCCTGGACCCGCGACTGGTGGGCGGGGTCGATGGTGTCGGAGACGGGCGGCAAGCCCGCGACCCCACACGCGGTGATCGTGGCGGTGTCGTCGGTGGAGCAGGTGCAGGCCGTCATGCGTCTTGCGCATGCGGAAGGGATTCCGGTCACCGTGTCAGCCGGCCGCAGCAACGTCACCGGCGCGGCCTTGCCCGTGCGCGGCGGCATCGTGCTGGATGTGTGCCAATTGAACAAGCTGATCGGGGTGGACCGCGACAGCCAGATTGTGGACGTCGAAGCCGGCATGTTCGGCGATGTGTTTGAACAGACCATCCAGAACGAATACGGATTGACGATGGGCCATTGGCCGTCGTCGTTCGGCATCAGCACCGTGGGCGGCTGGGCGGCCTGCCGCGGGGCGGGGCAACTGTCCACGCGCTACGGCAAGATCGAAGACATGGTGTTCGGCATGGACGTGGTGCTGGCGGATGGCAGCCTGGTCTCGGTGGGCGGTTACTCGCGCGCGGCGGTGGGGCCGGACCTTCAGCAGTTGTTTATCGGGTCGGAAGGCACGCTGGGCGTGATTGTGCGCTTGCGGCTGAAGCTACATCGGTTACCCGACTATGGCCGCGCCATCGCCTACGGTTTCAAGACCTTTGCCATCGGCCTGGATGCCTGCCGCGAGATCATGCAGCGCGGCGCAAACCCCGCGGCGCTGCGCCTGTACGACGAATTGGAAAGCGGCGTGCAGTTCAACCGGCCTGACCTGAACGTGTTGCTGGTGGCCGACGAGGGCGCGCGCCAGATGGTCGACGCGGTCATGCAGATAAGCGAAGGCGTCTGCGAGGAGCTGGGCGAAAAACTCGACGGCGACGCCATCTTCGAACGCTGGCTGGAAACGCGCTACCTGACTGGAAAGAGCGCCGAAGGCTTCAAGCGCAGCCCCGGCTTCGTGGCCGATACGCTGGAAATGTCGGGACGTTGGAGCGATCTGGCCGCCATCTACGACGAGGTGGTGGCGGCGGTGAACGCGGTGCCGGGCACGCTGGCGGGGTCCGCGCATCAGTCGCATGCCTACGTGGACGGCGCCTGCCTGTATTTTTCGTTGCGCGGTGACGTTGCGGTTGAGCAGCGCGGCACGTGGTATCGCGCTGCCTGGGATGCCGCCAACGCCGTGCTGATTAAATATAATGCCGCGCTCAGCCATCACCATGGCGTGGGCCTGTTGCGGGCGCCGTACATGCAGGAATCGCTGGGCGGCGCGTTCAACGTGATGCTTGCCGTCAAACGCCAACTGGACCCGCAAAACCTGTTGAATCCCGGCAAGCTGGGCTTGAGCGATCAGCGCTTTTACGGTCAGGAAGATCGATAA